The following are encoded in a window of Pyrenophora tritici-repentis strain M4 chromosome 6, whole genome shotgun sequence genomic DNA:
- a CDS encoding Cmc1 multi-domain protein — translation MTDRMIIGTNKLPSNPTPLSAPQEQQVRDLYYKNVRAKCAQEIETFAQCALGRTFTMIYACRAPRLAMNACMLQYQNQDELDKARQEWFALAGERRRAREEHQKKLEDAREKHKEWWNLDESGRTVGRRAEEGAGKGGREENRVDERGVQRGGIYRGT, via the exons ATGACAGACCGCATGATAATCGGGACAAACAAGCTACCCAGCAACCCCACACCTCTCTCCGCGCCACAAGAACAACAAGTTCGGGATCTATACTACAAAAACGTGCGCGCGAAATGCGCTCAAGAGATTGAAA CATTTGCCCAATGCGCCCTGGGCCGCACATTCACCATGATCTACGCATGCCGCGCCCCCCGCCTCGCCATGAACGCCTGCATGCTGCAATACCAGAACCAAGACGAGCTGGACAAGGCGCGACAAGAGTGGTTTGCACTAGCTGGGGAGCGGCGGCGGGCGCGGGAGGAGCATCAGAAGAAGTTGGAGGATGCGCGGGAAAAGCACAAGGAGTGGTGGAATTTGGATGAGAGTGGGAGGACGGTTGGGAGGAGGGCTGAGGAGGGGGCTGGGAAGGGGGGGAGGGAGGAGAATAGGGTTGATGAGAGGGGGGTGCAGAGGGGGGGTATTTATAGGGGGACTTAG
- a CDS encoding TAF9, Transcription initiation factor TFIID: MASPTAENMQNGISTPPATANAPTLSPPTQPQPNTQLSQQASGAPTNPTASMSAAFPPTSLQDNGVSKRPRDARLIHLILANMGVHAYTERVPLQLLDFAYRYTSSILSDALSYEPPLPTTSTSKKRSGANAESGEDGISLNALRTAVGARAASTFQGTLGKEFMSEVAQERNRIALPRVEREFGIRLPPERYCFTGVGWGVKGV, encoded by the exons ATGGCGTCGCCGACCGCAGAAAACATGCAAAATGGCATTTCCACCCCACCAGCGACAGCGAATGCACCTACACTCAGCCCGCCCACACAACCACAGCCCAACACACAGCTATCGCAACAAGCCAGCGGGGCGCCCACTAACCCCACGGCCAGCATGAGCGCTGCCTTTCCGCCTACCTCCCTCCAAGACAATGGCGTAAGCAAGCGACCCCGCGACGCGCGCCTCATTCATCTTATTCTCGCCAACATGGGTGTGCACGCCTACACGGAGCGCGTCCCCCTCCAACTTCTCGACTTTGCCTACCGCTACACCTCCTCGATCCTGTCAGACGCGCTATCGTACGAGCCGCCTCTCCCCACAACCTCGACGTCCAAGAAGCGGAGCGGCGCAAACGCCGAATCCGGTGAAGATGGCATTTCGCTCAATGCGCTGCGTACGGCCGTGGGCGCGCGGGCTGCAAGCACGTTCCAGGGTACGCTTGGCAAAGAGTTCATGAGTGAGGTAGCGCAGGAGCGGAATCGTATCGCGCTGCCCCGTGTGGAGAGGGAGTTTGGGATTAGGCTGCCCCCGGAGAGGTACTGCTTTACCGGGGTGGGATGGGGTGTCAAAG GCGTTTGA
- a CDS encoding Trichoplein multi-domain protein — MFSEPASSLYWPPDVARYDMEALLFSSSGWLRTACIVCALFWVAFRAYQVLTQPVEKLVQVLGLEVPVAPLVSLAGIKADGVLLHWKPPDQRTSVLKYVIRINGIDIGDISPQESSITIENLQPDRHYTIRIVTLNSSSFQAPSVPIRLRTLPAESDEFYGPHPQKDGQATSDDNDYTPTPVIRPNKTLADVVTSVAAPPMTREHSNSTSRMRRPDIGRKSSPASQPQDQGRIPQEAEGPDSIRQLTEKLDALRRELDDVERQIQDEDQEFITQKAILVDKRDEKKAALKEKEDASRDLRKEVASLERQNAAAQTRRAHQERLFRQKEAERKKLKDDVAKWTREAGELRNTAEKIKQEQAEYQSASEKRIQELKDKYADETQANKVLEDAIREMGIHIKVLEEERQKLEEGQEGAEAADGPDSAEKEEDNRWKMTLGLLQQQYAQAWSLYAEAERAHQDATNRLTYMQQRRLSQPQLFSGPIAPDMGPPVRRNSQRARPLSMREGVLSAATAGFVHTSSAPFNSIPTTASPSFGQATPYFNPVNGMALPPRTYNTSFSQADFESLTGGAPMSPTAGSLLPAGLFADDLGLTEDEEDDPGPPQDPSLNPSPNMRNVLPGLGAPGTMHPPQNSSSPTSPQSQSPSAFASPRESAAELQFYPTNENNVDSDKRSIRSTSSSFQINPQASRFGGLFGLNRARGKTFSDEGPALGSLKPSQSQSLPREEHGLDGIGSSRRRGSHSEGAWYDAFMRTKTQPMESTNSPKHVATRKRPFNMFGSAKGDDPWLRSMLGFQRPESPRQGSTNSLEGMALPRPSTESQTRFGWNVDAFGARASPLGVDWSVNNTNTTSWSRLGSRRPSMQHGSSANLINDDMMHDDVLDFPSNTRSPTQAPIGTRPQSSASHMQAQLSTSSLGPIPPTPPKQLNPAAASFTMFQLGKKNEEDKAKKAAEKEARKAEKAEKKEEKEKKAKADKAEKASRKDKTTSSEAGDSRDATSPYGSRMSRDTPSISTADVSEASPRESLERSISHSMSDHAGSIGKESFMQKLTRKGSTNQFLTFGKKNALFSKTKAGDVPGTPDEGEEESSSSFFGLGKSTDSTGNSPSIGTPKDKASVWGSIKRIGKKDKTPSLHESIASEATGDEEDALTDHLRA; from the exons ATGTTCTCCGAACCTGCCTCTTCGCTCTACTGGCCCCCGGACGTGGCCCGCTATGACATGGAAGCACTATTGTTTTCATCGTCAGGCTGGTTGCGCACTGCCTGCATCGTGTGCGCCCTGTTCTG GGTCGCCTTCCGCGCCTACCAAGTCCTGACCCAACCCGTGGAGAAACTGGTGCAGGTGCTTGGCCTCGAAGTCCCCGTTGCGCCGCTGGTGTCGCTCGCCGGAATAAAGGCAGACGGCGTGCTGCTGCACTGGAAGCCGCCAGATCAGCGCACTTCTGTCCTGAAGTACGTGATCCGTATCAACGGCATAGACA TTGGCGACATCTCCCCGCAAGAAAGCTCCATTACTATCGAGAACCTGCAACCCGACCGTCATTACACCATTCGCATCGTTACCCTGAACTCTTCAAGCTTCCAAGCCCCCAGCGTGCCCATACGTCTCCGCACCCTTCCCGCTGAGTCAGATGAGTTCTATGGACCACACCCACAGAAAGATGGCCAGGCCACGAGTGACGACAATGACTACACGCCTACCCCCGTTATCCGGCCAAACAAGACACTCGCTGATGTCGTCACCTCGGTTGCCGCGCCGCCCATGACCCGCGAACACAGCAATAGCACATCCCGCATGAGGCGCCCGGACATTGGGAGGAAGAGCTCGCCCGCTTCGCAGCCGCAGGACCAGGGGAGGATACCGCAAGAGGCTGAAGGCCCAGACTCGATCAGGCAATTGACGGAAAAGCTGGATGCGCTCCGACGCGAGCTGGACGACGTGGAACGGCAGATTCAGGATGAAGACCAGGAATTCATCACTCAAAAGGCCATTCTGGTTGACAAGCGTGACGAGAAGAAGGCAGCACTGAAAGAGAAGGAGGATGCCAGCCGAGATTTGCGCAAAGAGGTGGCCAGTCTTGAACGTCAGAATGCCGCGGCTCAAACTAGGCGCGCTCACCAGGAACGTCTCTTCCGCCAAAAGGAAGCCGAGCGGAAGAAGTTGAAAGACGATGTCGCCAAATGGACCCGAGAGGCTGGCGAACTCCGCAACACTGCCGAGAAGATCAAACAGGAGCAGGCCGAGTACCAATCAGCCTCGGAAAAGCGTATCCAGGAGTTGAAAGACAAGTATGCCGATGAAACGCAGGCGAACAAAGTCCTGGAGGATGCTATTCGTGAAATGGGTATCCACATCAAGGTGCTCGAGGAAGAGAGGCAGAAGCTGGAAGAAGGTCAAGAGGGGGCGGAGGCGGCAGACGGTCCTGACAGCGCAGAAAAAGAGGAAGACAACCGATGGAAGATGACGCTCGGCCTGCTGCAGCAACAGTATGCGCAGGCCTGGTCACTATATGCCGAAGCTGAGCGTGCTCATCAAGACGCCACAAACAGGTTGACGTATATGCAACAGCGTCGTCTGAGCCAACCTCAACTCTTCTCAGGACCCATCGCCCCGGACATGGGGCCGCCAGTGAGGAGGAACAGCCAGCGCGCGCGGCCTCTCAGCATGCGCGAGGGAGTTCTGTCTGCAGCTACTGCTGGCTTTGTGCACACTTCGTCGGCTCCGTTCAACAGCATCCCCACAACCGCATCACCATCGTTTGGTCAGGCTACACCGTACTTCAATCCAGTCAACGGCATGGCACTGCCTCCACGTACTTACAACACCTCCTTCTCGCAGGCTGACTTTGAGAGCTTGACTGGTGGTGCCCCTATGAGTCCGACGGCCGGctcgctgcttccagcaGGCCTGTTTGCGGATGATCTGGGCTTGACtgaggatgaagaggacGACCCAGGCCCGCCCCAGGATCCCTCACTCAACCCGTCGCCAAATATGAGAAATGTCTTGCCAGGTCTCGGTGCTCCCGGCACTATGCATCCCCCGCAGAACTCGAGCTCACCAACTTCACCGCAAAGTCAATCGCCCAGTGCTTTCGCCAGCCCTAGGGAAAGTGCTGCAGAGTTGCAGTTCTATCCGACCAACGAAAACAATGTTGACAGCGATAAGCGCTCAATACGATCCACGTCAAGCTCGTTCCAAATTAACCCCCAAGCCAGTCGCTTTGGTGGGCTCTTTGGATTGAATCGGGCACGTGGCAAGACATTTTCGGATGAAGGACCTGCCTTAGGCTCCCTAAAACCGTCTCAAAGTCAATCGCTGCCTCGCGAGGAGCACGGCCTCGATGGTATCGGAAGTTCACGCCGCCGCGGTAGTCATTCCGAGGGTGCATGGTACGACGCCTTTATGCGCACCAAGACTCAGCCTATGGAATCGACCAACAGTCCGAAGCACGTGGCTACGCGTAAGCGACCTTTCAACATGTTTGGCAGTGCAAAGGGGGACGATCCATGGCTGCGTTCCATGCTGGGTTTCCAGAGGCCAGAATCCCCACGTCAAGGCTCTACAAACTCGCTGGAAGGCATGGCCCTGCCGCGGCCATCAACTGAGAGCCAGACACGTTTTGGTTGGAACGTGGATGCCTTTGGCGCTCGAGCCAGCCCTCTCGGAGTCGACTGGAGCGTCAACAACACGAATACTACTTCGTGGTCAAGATTAGGATCACGCCGTCCCTCTATGCAGCATGGATCCAGCGCCAATCTGATTAACGATGACATGATGCATGATGATGTCTTGGACTTTCCTTCAAACACACGGTCACCTACTCAAGCGCCCATCGGTACCCGACCGCAGTCTTCTGCTTCGCACATGCAAGCGCAACTTTCCACTTCCTCCCTTGGTCCAATTCCACCTACGCCCCCCAAGCAGTTGAACCCTGCAGCAGCAAGCTTTACCATGTTTCAACTGGGTAAGAAGAACGAAGAAGACAAGGCCAAGAAGGCTGCGGAGAAAGAGGCCAGGAAGGCGGAGAAGGCTGAAAAGAAGGAGgaaaaggagaagaaggccaAGGCAGACAAGGCTGAGAAGGCTTCGCGAAAAGATAAGACCACCTCGTCCGAGGCTGGAGATTCCAGGGATGCGACTTCACCTTACGGCTCTCGCATGTCACGTGACACACCATCGATTTCCACAGCCGACGTGTCTGAAGCTTCCCCACGCGAATCGCTTGAACGCAGTATCTCTCACTCAATGTCGGATCATGCAGGCTCCATTGGCAAAGAGTCTTTCATGCAGAAGCTGACACGCAAAGGTAGCACCAATCAATTCCTGACGTTTGGTAAGAAGAATGCTCTATTCTCCAAGACCAAAGCGGGTGATGTGCCTGGTACTCCTGACGAGGGAGAAGAGGAGAGCTCCAGTAGCTTCTTTGGCCTGGGTAAAAGTACAGACAGCACAGGCAACAGTCCGAGCATTGGAACGCCAAAGGACAAGGCCAGCGTCTGGGGCTCTATCAAGCGCATTGGGAAGAAGGACAAGACCCCAAGTCTGCATGAGAGTATCGCTAGTGAGGCGACTGGCGACGAAGAGGATGCTCTCACTGACCACTTGAGAGCATGA
- a CDS encoding SMP2, protein involved in plasmid maintenance, translating to MNYVRSITGSVSKGWNSINPATLSGAIDTIVVEQEDGTLACSPFHVRFGKYQILRPSDKKVEFRVNGELQDYSMKLGEGGEAFFVFETTRSIPAEMQTSPIASPAASPEQKPVELPSERAFDDEPEPLDLDGNSVRRRGRMSMSVPLSDCMLEDDEYGHPTSGDWSGFHMQRASTDETVPSVKDGFAKTFEPSQTHGPLQISREDATAWNRSTRSTSPPPVSPSEALARAIKLSKKLFTSNIPNKVTETGDLELDMTGYKSSEEDALRAEVIARRILSDELAGDYDIGALIGTDENGNLWIYSSEEAKAAAMAKTSMNVLNEAALRSTDALSDPGYQSDSGRSDDTVQYQMRRDSDSALGLSAPQSPEARKSETKTYAKTLRLTSDQLRALNLKPGANTMSFTVNKSKCEAYMFYWKHDVPIVISDIDGTITKSDALGHVLHRIGRDWTHQGVAKLYTDIVNNGYNIFYLTSRSVGQADTTRAYLNGVVQDNYRLPKGPVIMSPDRTIAALRREIYLRKPEVFKMACLRDIMQLFNKPPHQTPFYAGFGNRFTDALSYRSVNIPSTRIFTINSNAEVSLDVLSLNTYKTGYASMREIVDHFFPPVGLLVPAGGEAYTDFNYWREPVLDIEDFTDSEDEDEDEDDHTEAASIRSEDEGSELGEDLEGSYMSRESLDEAGMGDSIMESVEGGDYVEEDEYVDEQETDGEYEEDEVEETTPTEEEQVDIGKSAERMRTLGVRDSTPIPRASPGR from the coding sequence ATGAATTACGTGCGTTCCATCACCGGCAGTGTCTCCAAGGGCTGGAATTCCATCAACCCCGCGACCCTGAGCGGCGCCATCGACACCATTGTCGTCGAGCAAGAAGATGGCACCCTGGCATGCTCACCCTTCCACGTTCGCTTCGGCAAGTACCAGATTCTGCGCCCGTCGGACAAGAAAGTCGAGTTCCGCGTCAATGGCGAGCTGCAAGACTATTCCATGAAGTTGGGCGAGGGGGGCGAGGCCTTTTTCGTCTTTGAGACAACGCGCTCCATTCCCGCCGAGATGCAGACGTCGCCCATCGCCTCGCCCGCTGCCAGTCCCGAGCAGAAGCCCGTAGAGCTGCCCTCAGAGCGCGCCTTCGACGACGAGCCCGAACCTCTCGACCTCGACGGTAACAGTGTCAGGAGAAGGGGGCGCATGTCCATGTCGGTGCCCCTCTCGGACTGCATGCTTGAGGATGATGAATATGGGCACCCGACATCAGGCGACTGGTCGGGCTTCCATATGCAGAGGGCAAGTACTGACGAGACTGTTCCTTCTGTAAAGGATGGTTTTGCCAAGACTTTTGAGCCATCTCAGACACACGGTCCGCTACAGATCAGTAGGGAAGATGCAACTGCCTGGAACAGATCAACTCGCTCCACAAGCCCGCCGCCCGTCTCACCCAGCGAAGCCCTCGCTCGCGCCATCAAACTATCCAAGAAGCTCTTCACCTCGAACATCCCTAACAAGGTCACCGAGACGGGCGACTTGGAACTAGACATGACTGGATACAAAAGCAGCGAGGAGGATGCTTTGCGCGCCGAGGTCATCGCCAGGCGCATTCTCTCGGATGAGCTTGCTGGTGACTACGACATTGGCGCACTGATCGGAACCGATGAGAACGGAAACTTGTGGATATACAGCAGTGAAGAGGCGAAAGCGGCAGCCATGGCCAAGACTTCGATGAACGTTCTCAACGAAGCAGCCCTTCGGTCCACTGATGCCCTGTCGGACCCCGGCTACCAGAGCGACAGCGGTCGTAGTGATGACACTGTTCAGTACCAGATGCGACGAGACTCGGATAGTGCCCTGGGCTTGTCTGCACCGCAATCCCCCGAAGCACGCAAGAGCGAAACCAAGACATATGCCAAGACACTGCGTCTAACAAGCGACCAGCTTCGAGCTCTCAACCTGAAGCCTGGTGCGAACACGATGAGCTTTACTGTGAACAAGTCCAAGTGTGAAGCCTACATGTTCTATTGGAAGCACGATGTACCCATTGTCATCTCCGATATTGATGGTACTATCACCAAGTCGGACGCCCTAGGCCATGTTCTGCATAGAATTGGAAGAGACTGGACACATCAGGGAGTCGCGAAGCTGTACACTGACATTGTCAACAATGGCTACAACATCTTCTACCTGACTAGTCGCTCCGTCGGCCAGGCTGACACAACACGAGCCTACCTAAATGGCGTCGTACAGGACAACTATCGCCTACCAAAAGGCCCGGTCATTATGAGTCCAGATCGCACAATTGCCGCCTTGAGGCGAGAGATTTACCTTAGAAAGCCAGAGGTCTTCAAGATGGCATGTTTGCGTGACATTATGCAGCTCTTCAACAAGCCGCCACATCAAACACCCTTTTACGCCGGCTTCGGAAATCGTTTCACCGACGCGCTCTCCTATCGCTCTGTCAACATTCCCTCAACTCGCATCTTTACCATCAACTCAAATGCCGAAGTCAGTCTTGACGTCCTGTCGCTTAATACTTACAAGACTGGGTATGCTAGTATGCGAGAGATTGTAGACCACTTCTTCCCACCCGTCGGGCTTCTAGTCCCCGCAGGAGGTGAAGCATATACAGACTTCAACTACTGGCGCGAACCAGTCCTTGATATCGAGGATTTCACCGacagcgaagatgaggacgaagacgaagatgatCATACCGAAGCGGCTAGTATCCGCAGCGAAGACGAAGGATCGGAACTTGGCGAAGATCTTGAAGGGAGCTACATGTCGCGGGAATCGCTGGACGAGGCTGGTATGGGTGATTCTATCATGGAGAGTGTCGAAGGAGGCGATTATGTTGAAGAAGATGAGTACGTCGACGAACAGGAGACAGACGGGGAATATGAAGAGGATGAAGTCGAGGAGACTACGCCGACTGAGGAAGAGCAAGTTGATATTGGTAAGTCTGCAGAACGCATGAGGACGTTGGGTGTCAGGGACTCCACGCCTATTCCGCGCGCAAGCCCAGGACGGTAG
- a CDS encoding MhpC, hydrolase or acyltransferase (alpha-beta hydrolase superfamily) — protein sequence MRLPSSKNPWLTSPTHTALVPINTTHVLSTTISGPLRTPTSPLLIFFTGAGAPSAVYTLLQRHLSPHIRCLFYDRAGYDHSTLPPQITQILCHDTARDLRILLRETGLEGPYLLAAHSFGGIAARTFLQTCSEGEVGGMLLFDTASELMLALFNHIPPRELEAVGKYVNLAALTHLKQEAGFSDAEWRYAIEATGRSSRALALEDTHASAHALALSL from the exons ATGCGCCTCCCCTCCTCTAAAAACCCCTGGCTCACATCCCCCACCCACACCGCCCTCGTCCCAATAAACACCACACACGTCCTCTCCACCACAATCAGCGGCCCCCTACGCACACCCACCTCCCCGctcctcatcttcttcacCGGCGCCGGCGCACCCAGCGCAGTATACACGCTCCTCCAACGCCACCTCTCGCCCCACATACGCTGTCTGTTCTACGACCGCGCCGGCTACGACCACAGCACCCTACCACCGCAAATAACACAAATCCTATGCCATGACACAGCGCGGGATCTGCGTATCCTGCTTAGAGAAACCGGGCTTGAGGGACCGTACTTACTCGCCGCCCACTCCTTCGGCGGAATAGCAGCGCGGACGTTTCTGCAAACATGTTCGGAAGGCGAGGTGGGCGGTATGTTACTGTTCGACACCGCGAGCGAGCTCATGCTAGCGCTGTTCAATCATATCCCGCCGCGGGAATTGGAAGCCGTGGGCAAATATGTTAATCTAGCCGCCCTCACGCATCTGAAGCAAGAAGCTGGGTTCAGCGACGCAGAGTGGAGGTACGCGATTGAAGCGACGGGGCGGAGCTCGCGAGCGCTTGCATTGGAAGACACGCATGCGTCTGCGCATGCGCTGGCGCTGAGTC TGTAA
- a CDS encoding ubiquitin multi-domain protein, producing MADDAATTTDDTQITFNVKAANDQKHVLTLSSATTIADLKAKLSTSEYADVPAERQRLIYSGRVLKDPDTLASVKIKDGHTVHLVKGAASNARQNPSQGTTSTTGGSGTPTPQVPTNIAAGTGNNPLAGLTGARYAGFHGLPGMDMFGPDGGMGPPPTTESMLEQMENPMFLSQMNEAMNNPAVVDMMLQSPMIRDNPMLQQVLRDPEMRRMMFSPEMMRMQLRMQRSMGGGAPGGAASFPAPGATDNTPGSTATDQGATATPNQPNTGAPADPFAAFGGGAGGANPFASLFAGGQNPFAPQQPGANAGAAQNTQDASSTFPNLFGGAGAQGGQANPIAEAAQRMMQNPEAMRNMMQMMGGAGGAGANPFGSLGETGAPGAGGAAANPFAALFGPGGFGGAGGFGTPPPADTRPPEEVYETQLRQLNEMGFYEFERNVSALRRSGGNVQGAIEYLLNGGA from the exons ATGGCCGACGACGCCGCCACGACGACGGATGACACGCAGATCACTTTCAACGTCAAGGCTGCCAACGATCAGAAACACGTCCTCACACTATCCAGTGCCACTACCATTGCCGACCTCAAAGCCAAGCTCTCGACATCGGAATATGCAGATGTGCCCGCCGAGCGCCAGCGCTTGATATACTCAGGCCGCGTACTGAAGGATCCCGACACACTCGCCAGCGTCAAGATCAAGGACGGTCATACAGTACATCTTGTCAAGGGCGCCGCGAGCAATGCAAGGCAGAACCCCAGCCAAGGCACAACGAGCACTACAGGTGGAAGCGGGACTCCTACGCCTCAGGTACCGACCAATATCGCAGCAGGAACAGGCAACAATCCTCTTGCTGGTCTTACAGGCGCACGGTATGCTGGATTTCATGGCTTGCCTGGCATGGACATGTTTGGGCCCGATGGAGGT ATGGGCCCCCCACCAACGACTGAGTCAATGCTCGAACAAATGGAGAACCCAATGTTCTTGTCACAGATGAATGAAGCCATGAACAACCCTGCAGTGGTCGATATGATGCTGCAGAGTCCTATG ATACGCGACAATCCGATGCTGCAGCAGGTACTCCGAGATCCCGAGATGCGCCGCATGATGTTTAGCCCAGAGATGATGCGCATGCAACTGAGGATGCAGCGAAGCATGGGTGGAGGCGCTCCAGGTGGTGCAGCAAGCTTCCCAGCTCCAGGCGCTACCGACAACACACCAGGCTCGACAGCGACAGATCAAGGCGCCACGGCGACACCAAACCAGCCCAATACAGGCGCTCCCGCAGATCCTTTCGCAGCGTTCGGTGGAGGTGCTGGTGGAGCCAATCCCTTTGCTAGCCTGTTTGCCGGCGGACAGAATCCTTTCGCGCCTCAGCAACCGGGCGCAAACGCTGGCGCAGCGCAAAACACACAAGACGCCTCAAGCACCTTTCCTAACTTGTTCGGAGGAGCCGGTGCGCAAGGAGGACAAGCGAACCCAATCGCCGAGGCAGCTCAGAGGATGATGCAGAACCCTGAAGCCATGCGCAACATGATGCAAATGATGGGCGGCGCTGGAGGTGCTGGAGCAAACCCATTCGGTTCTTTGGGAGAGACAGGAGCACCTGGTGCAGGCGGCGCTGCGGCCAATCCATTCGCTGCACTCTTCGGCCCCGGTGGATTCGGCGGAGCAGGTGGCTTTGGTACACCTCCACCAGCGGATACTCGACCGCCTGAGGAGGTGTACGAAACGCAGCTCAGGCAGCTAAACGAGATGGGTTTCTACGAGTTCGAGCGCAACGTTTCGGCGTTGCGGAGAAGTGGCGGCAACGTTCAGGGCGCAATTGAGTATTTGCTTAACGGCGGAGCGTAG